One window of Saimiri boliviensis isolate mSaiBol1 chromosome 4, mSaiBol1.pri, whole genome shotgun sequence genomic DNA carries:
- the CCHCR1 gene encoding coiled-coil alpha-helical rod protein 1 isoform X3: MWPHSTGARPWASALIGKDPRVMAWWYLDGLPPGLAEPWREFWRWRSRPLHCVPPFSPLARSSRDHRNLRRRGNIDGWGQNLEPSNNMKMFPPSGSTGLIPPSHFQARPVSTLPKMAPTWLADIPLVQPPSHQDVSERRTDTQRPQVTMWERDVSSDRQEPGRRGRCRELEGSQALSQQAELISRQLQELRRLEEEVRLLRETSLQQKMRLEAQAMELEALARAEQAGRAEAEGLRAALAGAEVVRKNLEEGSQRELEEVQRLHQEQLSSLTQAHQEALSSLTSKAEGLEKSLSSLETRRLGEAKELAEAQREAELLRNQLSKTQDDLEAQVTLVENLRKYVGEQVPPEVHSQTWEPERQKLLETVQHLQEDRDGLHATAELLQVRVQSLTQILALQEEELTRKVQPSDSLEPEFTRKCQSLLNRWREKVFALMVQLKAQELEHSDSVKQLKGQVASLQEQVTAQSQEQAILQRSLQDKAAEAEVERMGAKALQLELSRAQEARRWWQQQTASAEEQLRLVVNAVSSSQIWLESTMAKVEQAVTRLPSLSNRLSYAVRKVHTIRGLMARKLAVAQLRQESCPLPPPVTDVSLELQQLREERNRLDAELQLSARLIQQEVGRAREQGEAERQQLSKVAQQLEQELQQTQESLASLGLQLDVARQGQQESTKEAASLRQELTQQQELYGQALQEKVAEVETRLREQLSDTERRLNEARREHAKAVVSLRQIQRKAAQEKERSQELRRLQEEARKEEGQRLARRLQELERDKNLMLGPSLSCSMTCRA, translated from the exons ATGTGGCCACATTCAACTGGGGCCAGGCCTTGGGCCAGCGCTTTAATAGGGAAGGACCCAAGAGTCATGGCCTGGTGGTATCTGGATGGGCTTCCCCCAGGCCTTGCTGAGCCATGGAGAGAATTCTGGAGATGGCGCTCAAGACCCCTGCACTGTGTACCTCCTTTCTCACCTTTGGCCAGGAGCAGCAGGGACCATAGAAACTTAAGGAGGAGG GGGAATATAGATGGCTGGGGACAGAATCTAGAGCCTTCAAATAATATGAAGATGTTTCCACCTTCAG GTTCCACTGGGCTGATTCCCCCCTCCCACTTTCAAGCTCGGCCCGTTTCAACTCTACCAAAAATGGCTCCCACCTGGCTCGCAGACATTCCCCTGGTCCAACCCCCAAGCCATCAAGATGTCTCAGAGAGGCGGACAGACACCCAAAGACCTCAAGTGACGATGTGGGAACGGGATGTTTCCAGTGACAGACAGGAGCCAGGGCGGAGAGGCAG GTGCCGGGAGTTGGAGGGGTCACAGGCCCTGAGCCAGCAGGCTGAGCTGATCTCTCGGCAGCTGCAAGAGCTGCGGCGGCTAGAGGAGGAGGTCCGGCTCCTGCGAGAGACCTCGCTGCAGCAGAAGATGAGGCTAGAGGCCCAGGCCATGGAGCTGGAGGCTCTGGCACGGGCAGAGCAGGCTGGCCGAGCCGAGGCTGAGGGCCTACGTGCTGCTTTGGCTGGGGCTGAGGTCGTCCGGAAGAACTTGGAAGAGGGGAGCCAGCGGGAGCTGGAAGAGGTTCAGAGGCTGCACCAAGAGCAG CTGTCCTCTTTGACACAGGCTCACCAGGAGGCTCTTTCCAGTTTGACCAGCAAGGCCGAGGGCTTGGAGAAGTCTCTGAGTAGTCTGGAAACCAGGAGGTTAGGGGAAGCCAAGGAGCTGGCCGAGGCTCAGAGGGAGGCCGAGCTGCTTCGGAATCAACTGAG CAAGACCCAGGACGATTTGGAGGCTCAGGTGACCCTGGTTGAGAATCTAAGAAAATATGTCGGAGAACAAGTCCCTCCTGAGGTTCACAGCCAGACATGGGAACCGGAGCGACAGAAGCTTCTGGAAACCGTGCAG CACTTGCAGGAGGACCGGGACGGCCTGCACGCCACTGCGGAGCTGCTGCAGGTGCGGGTGCAGAGCCTCACGCAAATCCTCGCCCTGCAGGAGGAGGAGCTGACCAGGAAG GTTCAACCTTCAGATTCCCTGGAGCCTGAGTTTACCAGGAAGTGCCAGTCCCTGCTGAACCGCTGGCGGGAGAAGGTGTTTGCCCTCATGGTACAGCTAAAGGCCCAGGAGCTGGAACACAGCGACTCTGTTAAGCAGCTGAAGGGACAG gtGGCCTCACTTCAGGAACAAGTGACAGCCCAGAGCCAGGAGCAGGCCATCCTGCAGCGATCCCTGCAGGACAAAGCTGCAGAGGCGGAGGTGGAGCGGATGGGTGCCAAG GCCTTGCAGTTGGAGCTGAGCCGTGCTCAGGAGGCCAGGCGCTGGTGGCAGCAGCAGACAGCCTCAGCCGAGGAACAGCTGAGGCTTGTGGTCAATGCTGTCAGCAG CTCTCAGATCTGGCTCGAGAGCACCATGGCTAAGGTGGAACAGGCTGTCACCCGGCTTCCCAGTCTCAGCAACCGACTCAGCTATGCTGTCCGCAAGGTCCACACCATTCGGG GCCTGATGGCTCGAAAGCTTGCTGTTGCTCAGTTGCGCCAGGAGAG CTGTCCCCTACCCCCACCTGTCACAGACGTGAGCCTTGAGTTGCAGCAGCTTCGTGAAGAACGAAACCGCCTGGATGCAGAACTGCAGCTGAGTGCCCGCCTCATCCAGCAGGAGGTGGGCCGGGCCCGGGAGCAAG GGGAGGCAGAGCGCCAGCAGCTGAGCAAGGTGGCCCAGCAGCTGGAGCAGGAGCTGCAGCAGACCCAGGAGTCCCTGGCTAGCTTGGGGCTGCAGCTGGATGTGGCACGCCAGGGCCAGCAGGAGAGCACGAAGGAGGCCGCCAGTCTGCGGCAGGAGCTGACCCAGCAGCAGGAACTCTACGGGCAAG CCCTGCAAGAGAAGGTGGCTGAAGTGGAAACTCGGCTTCGGGAGCAACTCTCAGACACAGAGAGGAGGCTGAACGAGGCTCGGAGGGAGCATGCCAAGGCCG TGGTCTCCTTACGCCAGATCCAGCGCAAAGCTGCCCAGGAAAAGGAGCGGAGCCAGGAGCTCAGGCGTCTGCAGGAGGAGGCCCGGAAGGAGGAGGGGCAGCGACTGGCCCGGCGCCTGCAGGAACTAGAGCGGGATAAGAACCTCATGCTG GGTCCCTCTCTGTCCTGCTCGATGACCTGCAGGGCCTAA
- the CCHCR1 gene encoding coiled-coil alpha-helical rod protein 1 isoform X2, which yields MWPHSTGARPWASALIGKDPRVMAWWYLDGLPPGLAEPWREFWRWRSRPLHCVPPFSPLARSSRDHRNLRRRGNIDGWGQNLEPSNNMKMFPPSGSTGLIPPSHFQARPVSTLPKMAPTWLADIPLVQPPSHQDVSERRTDTQRPQVTMWERDVSSDRQEPGRRGRCRELEGSQALSQQAELISRQLQELRRLEEEVRLLRETSLQQKMRLEAQAMELEALARAEQAGRAEAEGLRAALAGAEVVRKNLEEGSQRELEEVQRLHQEQLSSLTQAHQEALSSLTSKAEGLEKSLSSLETRRLGEAKELAEAQREAELLRNQLSKTQDDLEAQVTLVENLRKYVGEQVPPEVHSQTWEPERQKLLETVQHLQEDRDGLHATAELLQVRVQSLTQILALQEEELTRKVQPSDSLEPEFTRKCQSLLNRWREKVFALMVQLKAQELEHSDSVKQLKGQVASLQEQVTAQSQEQAILQRSLQDKAAEAEVERMGAKALQLELSRAQEARRWWQQQTASAEEQLRLVVNAVSSSQIWLESTMAKVEQAVTRLPSLSNRLSYAVRKVHTIRGLMARKLAVAQLRQESCPLPPPVTDVSLELQQLREERNRLDAELQLSARLIQQEVGRAREQGEAERQQLSKVAQQLEQELQQTQESLASLGLQLDVARQGQQESTKEAASLRQELTQQQELYGQALQEKVAEVETRLREQLSDTERRLNEARREHAKAVVSLRQIQRKAAQEKERSQELRRLQEEARKEEGQRLARRLQELERDKNLMLQRLLAVLPSLLDKKKSVVSSGRPLGCSASAPVAAAVPTRESIKGSLSVLLDDLQGLSEAISKEEAICQGNNLDRCSSSNPQMSS from the exons ATGTGGCCACATTCAACTGGGGCCAGGCCTTGGGCCAGCGCTTTAATAGGGAAGGACCCAAGAGTCATGGCCTGGTGGTATCTGGATGGGCTTCCCCCAGGCCTTGCTGAGCCATGGAGAGAATTCTGGAGATGGCGCTCAAGACCCCTGCACTGTGTACCTCCTTTCTCACCTTTGGCCAGGAGCAGCAGGGACCATAGAAACTTAAGGAGGAGG GGGAATATAGATGGCTGGGGACAGAATCTAGAGCCTTCAAATAATATGAAGATGTTTCCACCTTCAG GTTCCACTGGGCTGATTCCCCCCTCCCACTTTCAAGCTCGGCCCGTTTCAACTCTACCAAAAATGGCTCCCACCTGGCTCGCAGACATTCCCCTGGTCCAACCCCCAAGCCATCAAGATGTCTCAGAGAGGCGGACAGACACCCAAAGACCTCAAGTGACGATGTGGGAACGGGATGTTTCCAGTGACAGACAGGAGCCAGGGCGGAGAGGCAG GTGCCGGGAGTTGGAGGGGTCACAGGCCCTGAGCCAGCAGGCTGAGCTGATCTCTCGGCAGCTGCAAGAGCTGCGGCGGCTAGAGGAGGAGGTCCGGCTCCTGCGAGAGACCTCGCTGCAGCAGAAGATGAGGCTAGAGGCCCAGGCCATGGAGCTGGAGGCTCTGGCACGGGCAGAGCAGGCTGGCCGAGCCGAGGCTGAGGGCCTACGTGCTGCTTTGGCTGGGGCTGAGGTCGTCCGGAAGAACTTGGAAGAGGGGAGCCAGCGGGAGCTGGAAGAGGTTCAGAGGCTGCACCAAGAGCAG CTGTCCTCTTTGACACAGGCTCACCAGGAGGCTCTTTCCAGTTTGACCAGCAAGGCCGAGGGCTTGGAGAAGTCTCTGAGTAGTCTGGAAACCAGGAGGTTAGGGGAAGCCAAGGAGCTGGCCGAGGCTCAGAGGGAGGCCGAGCTGCTTCGGAATCAACTGAG CAAGACCCAGGACGATTTGGAGGCTCAGGTGACCCTGGTTGAGAATCTAAGAAAATATGTCGGAGAACAAGTCCCTCCTGAGGTTCACAGCCAGACATGGGAACCGGAGCGACAGAAGCTTCTGGAAACCGTGCAG CACTTGCAGGAGGACCGGGACGGCCTGCACGCCACTGCGGAGCTGCTGCAGGTGCGGGTGCAGAGCCTCACGCAAATCCTCGCCCTGCAGGAGGAGGAGCTGACCAGGAAG GTTCAACCTTCAGATTCCCTGGAGCCTGAGTTTACCAGGAAGTGCCAGTCCCTGCTGAACCGCTGGCGGGAGAAGGTGTTTGCCCTCATGGTACAGCTAAAGGCCCAGGAGCTGGAACACAGCGACTCTGTTAAGCAGCTGAAGGGACAG gtGGCCTCACTTCAGGAACAAGTGACAGCCCAGAGCCAGGAGCAGGCCATCCTGCAGCGATCCCTGCAGGACAAAGCTGCAGAGGCGGAGGTGGAGCGGATGGGTGCCAAG GCCTTGCAGTTGGAGCTGAGCCGTGCTCAGGAGGCCAGGCGCTGGTGGCAGCAGCAGACAGCCTCAGCCGAGGAACAGCTGAGGCTTGTGGTCAATGCTGTCAGCAG CTCTCAGATCTGGCTCGAGAGCACCATGGCTAAGGTGGAACAGGCTGTCACCCGGCTTCCCAGTCTCAGCAACCGACTCAGCTATGCTGTCCGCAAGGTCCACACCATTCGGG GCCTGATGGCTCGAAAGCTTGCTGTTGCTCAGTTGCGCCAGGAGAG CTGTCCCCTACCCCCACCTGTCACAGACGTGAGCCTTGAGTTGCAGCAGCTTCGTGAAGAACGAAACCGCCTGGATGCAGAACTGCAGCTGAGTGCCCGCCTCATCCAGCAGGAGGTGGGCCGGGCCCGGGAGCAAG GGGAGGCAGAGCGCCAGCAGCTGAGCAAGGTGGCCCAGCAGCTGGAGCAGGAGCTGCAGCAGACCCAGGAGTCCCTGGCTAGCTTGGGGCTGCAGCTGGATGTGGCACGCCAGGGCCAGCAGGAGAGCACGAAGGAGGCCGCCAGTCTGCGGCAGGAGCTGACCCAGCAGCAGGAACTCTACGGGCAAG CCCTGCAAGAGAAGGTGGCTGAAGTGGAAACTCGGCTTCGGGAGCAACTCTCAGACACAGAGAGGAGGCTGAACGAGGCTCGGAGGGAGCATGCCAAGGCCG TGGTCTCCTTACGCCAGATCCAGCGCAAAGCTGCCCAGGAAAAGGAGCGGAGCCAGGAGCTCAGGCGTCTGCAGGAGGAGGCCCGGAAGGAGGAGGGGCAGCGACTGGCCCGGCGCCTGCAGGAACTAGAGCGGGATAAGAACCTCATGCTG CAGCGACTATTGGCAGTTCTTCCTTCCCTACTGGATAAGAAGAAATCTGTGGTGTCCAGTGGCAGGCCTCTAGGGTGTTCAGCATCTGCACCTGTAGCAGCAGCAGTGCCCACCAGGGAGTCCATAAAAG GGTCCCTCTCTGTCCTGCTCGATGACCTGCAGGGCCTAAGTGAGGCCATTTCCAAAGAGGAAGCTATTTGTCAAGGAAACAACCTTGACAGATGCTCCAGCTCCAACCCGCAGATGAGCAGCTAA
- the CCHCR1 gene encoding coiled-coil alpha-helical rod protein 1 isoform X1, with protein MWPHSTGARPWASALIGKDPRVMAWWYLDGLPPGLAEPWREFWRWRSRPLHCVPPFSPLARSSRDHRNLRRRGNIDGWGQNLEPSNNMKMFPPSGSTGLIPPSHFQARPVSTLPKMAPTWLADIPLVQPPSHQDVSERRTDTQRPQVTMWERDVSSDRQEPGRRGRCRELEGSQALSQQAELISRQLQELRRLEEEVRLLRETSLQQKMRLEAQAMELEALARAEQAGRAEAEGLRAALAGAEVVRKNLEEGSQRELEEVQRLHQEQLSSLTQAHQEALSSLTSKAEGLEKSLSSLETRRLGEAKELAEAQREAELLRNQLSKTQDDLEAQVTLVENLRKYVGEQVPPEVHSQTWEPERQKLLETVQHLQEDRDGLHATAELLQVRVQSLTQILALQEEELTRKVQPSDSLEPEFTRKCQSLLNRWREKVFALMVQLKAQELEHSDSVKQLKGQVASLQEQVTAQSQEQAILQRSLQDKAAEAEVERMGAKALQLELSRAQEARRWWQQQTASAEEQLRLVVNAVSSSQIWLESTMAKVEQAVTRLPSLSNRLSYAVRKVHTIRGLMARKLAVAQLRQESCPLPPPVTDVSLELQQLREERNRLDAELQLSARLIQQEVGRAREQGEAERQQLSKVAQQLEQELQQTQESLASLGLQLDVARQGQQESTKEAASLRQELTQQQELYGQALQEKVAEVETRLREQLSDTERRLNEARREHAKAVVSLRQIQRKAAQEKERSQELRRLQEEARKEEGQRLARRLQELERDKNLMLATLQQEGLLSHYKQQRLLAVLPSLLDKKKSVVSSGRPLGCSASAPVAAAVPTRESIKGSLSVLLDDLQGLSEAISKEEAICQGNNLDRCSSSNPQMSS; from the exons ATGTGGCCACATTCAACTGGGGCCAGGCCTTGGGCCAGCGCTTTAATAGGGAAGGACCCAAGAGTCATGGCCTGGTGGTATCTGGATGGGCTTCCCCCAGGCCTTGCTGAGCCATGGAGAGAATTCTGGAGATGGCGCTCAAGACCCCTGCACTGTGTACCTCCTTTCTCACCTTTGGCCAGGAGCAGCAGGGACCATAGAAACTTAAGGAGGAGG GGGAATATAGATGGCTGGGGACAGAATCTAGAGCCTTCAAATAATATGAAGATGTTTCCACCTTCAG GTTCCACTGGGCTGATTCCCCCCTCCCACTTTCAAGCTCGGCCCGTTTCAACTCTACCAAAAATGGCTCCCACCTGGCTCGCAGACATTCCCCTGGTCCAACCCCCAAGCCATCAAGATGTCTCAGAGAGGCGGACAGACACCCAAAGACCTCAAGTGACGATGTGGGAACGGGATGTTTCCAGTGACAGACAGGAGCCAGGGCGGAGAGGCAG GTGCCGGGAGTTGGAGGGGTCACAGGCCCTGAGCCAGCAGGCTGAGCTGATCTCTCGGCAGCTGCAAGAGCTGCGGCGGCTAGAGGAGGAGGTCCGGCTCCTGCGAGAGACCTCGCTGCAGCAGAAGATGAGGCTAGAGGCCCAGGCCATGGAGCTGGAGGCTCTGGCACGGGCAGAGCAGGCTGGCCGAGCCGAGGCTGAGGGCCTACGTGCTGCTTTGGCTGGGGCTGAGGTCGTCCGGAAGAACTTGGAAGAGGGGAGCCAGCGGGAGCTGGAAGAGGTTCAGAGGCTGCACCAAGAGCAG CTGTCCTCTTTGACACAGGCTCACCAGGAGGCTCTTTCCAGTTTGACCAGCAAGGCCGAGGGCTTGGAGAAGTCTCTGAGTAGTCTGGAAACCAGGAGGTTAGGGGAAGCCAAGGAGCTGGCCGAGGCTCAGAGGGAGGCCGAGCTGCTTCGGAATCAACTGAG CAAGACCCAGGACGATTTGGAGGCTCAGGTGACCCTGGTTGAGAATCTAAGAAAATATGTCGGAGAACAAGTCCCTCCTGAGGTTCACAGCCAGACATGGGAACCGGAGCGACAGAAGCTTCTGGAAACCGTGCAG CACTTGCAGGAGGACCGGGACGGCCTGCACGCCACTGCGGAGCTGCTGCAGGTGCGGGTGCAGAGCCTCACGCAAATCCTCGCCCTGCAGGAGGAGGAGCTGACCAGGAAG GTTCAACCTTCAGATTCCCTGGAGCCTGAGTTTACCAGGAAGTGCCAGTCCCTGCTGAACCGCTGGCGGGAGAAGGTGTTTGCCCTCATGGTACAGCTAAAGGCCCAGGAGCTGGAACACAGCGACTCTGTTAAGCAGCTGAAGGGACAG gtGGCCTCACTTCAGGAACAAGTGACAGCCCAGAGCCAGGAGCAGGCCATCCTGCAGCGATCCCTGCAGGACAAAGCTGCAGAGGCGGAGGTGGAGCGGATGGGTGCCAAG GCCTTGCAGTTGGAGCTGAGCCGTGCTCAGGAGGCCAGGCGCTGGTGGCAGCAGCAGACAGCCTCAGCCGAGGAACAGCTGAGGCTTGTGGTCAATGCTGTCAGCAG CTCTCAGATCTGGCTCGAGAGCACCATGGCTAAGGTGGAACAGGCTGTCACCCGGCTTCCCAGTCTCAGCAACCGACTCAGCTATGCTGTCCGCAAGGTCCACACCATTCGGG GCCTGATGGCTCGAAAGCTTGCTGTTGCTCAGTTGCGCCAGGAGAG CTGTCCCCTACCCCCACCTGTCACAGACGTGAGCCTTGAGTTGCAGCAGCTTCGTGAAGAACGAAACCGCCTGGATGCAGAACTGCAGCTGAGTGCCCGCCTCATCCAGCAGGAGGTGGGCCGGGCCCGGGAGCAAG GGGAGGCAGAGCGCCAGCAGCTGAGCAAGGTGGCCCAGCAGCTGGAGCAGGAGCTGCAGCAGACCCAGGAGTCCCTGGCTAGCTTGGGGCTGCAGCTGGATGTGGCACGCCAGGGCCAGCAGGAGAGCACGAAGGAGGCCGCCAGTCTGCGGCAGGAGCTGACCCAGCAGCAGGAACTCTACGGGCAAG CCCTGCAAGAGAAGGTGGCTGAAGTGGAAACTCGGCTTCGGGAGCAACTCTCAGACACAGAGAGGAGGCTGAACGAGGCTCGGAGGGAGCATGCCAAGGCCG TGGTCTCCTTACGCCAGATCCAGCGCAAAGCTGCCCAGGAAAAGGAGCGGAGCCAGGAGCTCAGGCGTCTGCAGGAGGAGGCCCGGAAGGAGGAGGGGCAGCGACTGGCCCGGCGCCTGCAGGAACTAGAGCGGGATAAGAACCTCATGCTG GCCACCTTGCAGCAGGAGGGTCTCCTCTCCCATTACAAGCAGCAGCGACTATTGGCAGTTCTTCCTTCCCTACTGGATAAGAAGAAATCTGTGGTGTCCAGTGGCAGGCCTCTAGGGTGTTCAGCATCTGCACCTGTAGCAGCAGCAGTGCCCACCAGGGAGTCCATAAAAG GGTCCCTCTCTGTCCTGCTCGATGACCTGCAGGGCCTAAGTGAGGCCATTTCCAAAGAGGAAGCTATTTGTCAAGGAAACAACCTTGACAGATGCTCCAGCTCCAACCCGCAGATGAGCAGCTAA
- the CCHCR1 gene encoding coiled-coil alpha-helical rod protein 1 isoform X4, whose amino-acid sequence MKMFPPSGSTGLIPPSHFQARPVSTLPKMAPTWLADIPLVQPPSHQDVSERRTDTQRPQVTMWERDVSSDRQEPGRRGRCRELEGSQALSQQAELISRQLQELRRLEEEVRLLRETSLQQKMRLEAQAMELEALARAEQAGRAEAEGLRAALAGAEVVRKNLEEGSQRELEEVQRLHQEQLSSLTQAHQEALSSLTSKAEGLEKSLSSLETRRLGEAKELAEAQREAELLRNQLSKTQDDLEAQVTLVENLRKYVGEQVPPEVHSQTWEPERQKLLETVQHLQEDRDGLHATAELLQVRVQSLTQILALQEEELTRKVQPSDSLEPEFTRKCQSLLNRWREKVFALMVQLKAQELEHSDSVKQLKGQVASLQEQVTAQSQEQAILQRSLQDKAAEAEVERMGAKALQLELSRAQEARRWWQQQTASAEEQLRLVVNAVSSSQIWLESTMAKVEQAVTRLPSLSNRLSYAVRKVHTIRGLMARKLAVAQLRQESCPLPPPVTDVSLELQQLREERNRLDAELQLSARLIQQEVGRAREQGEAERQQLSKVAQQLEQELQQTQESLASLGLQLDVARQGQQESTKEAASLRQELTQQQELYGQALQEKVAEVETRLREQLSDTERRLNEARREHAKAVVSLRQIQRKAAQEKERSQELRRLQEEARKEEGQRLARRLQELERDKNLMLATLQQEGLLSHYKQQRLLAVLPSLLDKKKSVVSSGRPLGCSASAPVAAAVPTRESIKGSLSVLLDDLQGLSEAISKEEAICQGNNLDRCSSSNPQMSS is encoded by the exons ATGAAGATGTTTCCACCTTCAG GTTCCACTGGGCTGATTCCCCCCTCCCACTTTCAAGCTCGGCCCGTTTCAACTCTACCAAAAATGGCTCCCACCTGGCTCGCAGACATTCCCCTGGTCCAACCCCCAAGCCATCAAGATGTCTCAGAGAGGCGGACAGACACCCAAAGACCTCAAGTGACGATGTGGGAACGGGATGTTTCCAGTGACAGACAGGAGCCAGGGCGGAGAGGCAG GTGCCGGGAGTTGGAGGGGTCACAGGCCCTGAGCCAGCAGGCTGAGCTGATCTCTCGGCAGCTGCAAGAGCTGCGGCGGCTAGAGGAGGAGGTCCGGCTCCTGCGAGAGACCTCGCTGCAGCAGAAGATGAGGCTAGAGGCCCAGGCCATGGAGCTGGAGGCTCTGGCACGGGCAGAGCAGGCTGGCCGAGCCGAGGCTGAGGGCCTACGTGCTGCTTTGGCTGGGGCTGAGGTCGTCCGGAAGAACTTGGAAGAGGGGAGCCAGCGGGAGCTGGAAGAGGTTCAGAGGCTGCACCAAGAGCAG CTGTCCTCTTTGACACAGGCTCACCAGGAGGCTCTTTCCAGTTTGACCAGCAAGGCCGAGGGCTTGGAGAAGTCTCTGAGTAGTCTGGAAACCAGGAGGTTAGGGGAAGCCAAGGAGCTGGCCGAGGCTCAGAGGGAGGCCGAGCTGCTTCGGAATCAACTGAG CAAGACCCAGGACGATTTGGAGGCTCAGGTGACCCTGGTTGAGAATCTAAGAAAATATGTCGGAGAACAAGTCCCTCCTGAGGTTCACAGCCAGACATGGGAACCGGAGCGACAGAAGCTTCTGGAAACCGTGCAG CACTTGCAGGAGGACCGGGACGGCCTGCACGCCACTGCGGAGCTGCTGCAGGTGCGGGTGCAGAGCCTCACGCAAATCCTCGCCCTGCAGGAGGAGGAGCTGACCAGGAAG GTTCAACCTTCAGATTCCCTGGAGCCTGAGTTTACCAGGAAGTGCCAGTCCCTGCTGAACCGCTGGCGGGAGAAGGTGTTTGCCCTCATGGTACAGCTAAAGGCCCAGGAGCTGGAACACAGCGACTCTGTTAAGCAGCTGAAGGGACAG gtGGCCTCACTTCAGGAACAAGTGACAGCCCAGAGCCAGGAGCAGGCCATCCTGCAGCGATCCCTGCAGGACAAAGCTGCAGAGGCGGAGGTGGAGCGGATGGGTGCCAAG GCCTTGCAGTTGGAGCTGAGCCGTGCTCAGGAGGCCAGGCGCTGGTGGCAGCAGCAGACAGCCTCAGCCGAGGAACAGCTGAGGCTTGTGGTCAATGCTGTCAGCAG CTCTCAGATCTGGCTCGAGAGCACCATGGCTAAGGTGGAACAGGCTGTCACCCGGCTTCCCAGTCTCAGCAACCGACTCAGCTATGCTGTCCGCAAGGTCCACACCATTCGGG GCCTGATGGCTCGAAAGCTTGCTGTTGCTCAGTTGCGCCAGGAGAG CTGTCCCCTACCCCCACCTGTCACAGACGTGAGCCTTGAGTTGCAGCAGCTTCGTGAAGAACGAAACCGCCTGGATGCAGAACTGCAGCTGAGTGCCCGCCTCATCCAGCAGGAGGTGGGCCGGGCCCGGGAGCAAG GGGAGGCAGAGCGCCAGCAGCTGAGCAAGGTGGCCCAGCAGCTGGAGCAGGAGCTGCAGCAGACCCAGGAGTCCCTGGCTAGCTTGGGGCTGCAGCTGGATGTGGCACGCCAGGGCCAGCAGGAGAGCACGAAGGAGGCCGCCAGTCTGCGGCAGGAGCTGACCCAGCAGCAGGAACTCTACGGGCAAG CCCTGCAAGAGAAGGTGGCTGAAGTGGAAACTCGGCTTCGGGAGCAACTCTCAGACACAGAGAGGAGGCTGAACGAGGCTCGGAGGGAGCATGCCAAGGCCG TGGTCTCCTTACGCCAGATCCAGCGCAAAGCTGCCCAGGAAAAGGAGCGGAGCCAGGAGCTCAGGCGTCTGCAGGAGGAGGCCCGGAAGGAGGAGGGGCAGCGACTGGCCCGGCGCCTGCAGGAACTAGAGCGGGATAAGAACCTCATGCTG GCCACCTTGCAGCAGGAGGGTCTCCTCTCCCATTACAAGCAGCAGCGACTATTGGCAGTTCTTCCTTCCCTACTGGATAAGAAGAAATCTGTGGTGTCCAGTGGCAGGCCTCTAGGGTGTTCAGCATCTGCACCTGTAGCAGCAGCAGTGCCCACCAGGGAGTCCATAAAAG GGTCCCTCTCTGTCCTGCTCGATGACCTGCAGGGCCTAAGTGAGGCCATTTCCAAAGAGGAAGCTATTTGTCAAGGAAACAACCTTGACAGATGCTCCAGCTCCAACCCGCAGATGAGCAGCTAA
- the PSORS1C2 gene encoding psoriasis susceptibility 1 candidate gene 2 protein, protein MMLNWKLLGILVLCLHAGGISGSKDHPSPQPTEDREEAGSPTLPQGPPVPGDPWPEAPPLFEEPPPPSPSRTWRDLPETGVWPPEPPRTDPPQPPRPDDPWPAGPQPPENPWPPAPEVDHRPQEEPDLDPPREEYR, encoded by the exons ATGATGCTCAACTGGAAGCTCCTGGGGATCCTGGTCCTTTGCCTGCATGCCGGAG GCATCTCAGGCAGCAAGGACCACCCCTCTCCCCAACCCACAGAGGACCGAGAGGAGGCAGGCTCCCCAACATTGCCTCAGGGCCCCCCGGTCCCCGGTGACCCCTGGCCAGAGGCCCCCCCTCTTTTTGaagaacctccgcctcccagcccGAGTCGTACCTGGAGAGACCTGCCTGAAACGGGAGTCTGGCCCCCTGAACCGCCTCGAACGGAtcctcctcaacctccccggCCTGATGACCCCTGGCCGGCAGGACCCCAGCCCCCAGAAAACCCCTGGCCGCCTGCCCCTGAGGTGGACCACCGACCCCAGGAAGAGCCAGACCTGGACCCACCCCGGGAAGAGTACAGATAG